Sequence from the Longibacter salinarum genome:
GTTTGCAAACATCCTGAAGAAGAACGGCGTGAAGAAGGGGGATCGGGTGACGATCTACCTGCCGATGATTCCGGCGGCCGCGTACGCGATGCTTGCCTGTGCTCGCATCGGTGCGCCTCACTCGGTTGTCTTCGCCGGGTTCTCGCCGGACTCACTGTCCGACCGGATCCTGGATTGTGAATCCACCTTCCTCATCACCGCCGATGAAGGCGTCCGCGCCACGAAGACGGTGCCGCTCAAGGAGAACGCGGATCAGGCGCTCGAGAAGTGCCCCGACGTGGAGACGGTTCTCGTCGTGCAGCGCACCGGTGGCGACATCGACTGGACGGAAGGTCGCGACATCTGGTACCACGAGGAGCTTAGCACGGTCGACGCGGAGTGCGAATGCGAACCGATGAATGCGGAAGATCCGCTCTTCATCCTCTACACGTCAGGCTCGACAGGCAAGCCAAAGGGCGTTCTGCACACGACCGGTGGCTACTGCGTCTTTACCAGCCTCACGCACGAGTACGTCTTCGACTATCACGAGGGCGACGTCTTCTGGTGTACGGCGGACGTCGGGTGGATTACCGGTCATAGCTACATCGTCTACGGGCCGCTCATCAACGGCGCGACCCAGGTCTTCTTTGAGGGCACACCGACCTACCCCGATGCGTCTCGCCTATGGGACGTTGTCGACAAGCATGACGTCAACATCTTCTACACGGCCCCGACCGCGATTCGCGCGTTGATGCGGCAGGGGGATGAGTACGTCGAGAAAACGGACCGCTCCTCGCTGCGCGTCCTGGGAACGGTTGGTGAGCCCATCAATCCCGAGGCCTGGCGCTGGTATTACAACAAGGTCGGCAACGGCAAATGCCCGATTGTCGATACATGGTGGCAAACGGAAACCGGTGGAATCATGATCACCCCGCTTCCGGGCGCCGTCGCGCAAAAGCCCGGTGCGGCCTCGAAACCTTTCTTCGGTATTCAGCCCGAAGTGGTCGACAACGCGGGTAACATCCAGGAGGGGGCGTGCGAAGGCGTCCTCACGATCGCCGACTCGTGGCCGGGACAGATGCGCACCGTCTATAAGAACCACGAGCGCTTCCAGAATACGTACTTCTCCCAGTTCCCGGGTAAGTACTTCACCGGAGACGGATGCCGTCGCGACGAAGATGGCTACTACTGGATTACCGGTCGCGTGGATGATGTGCTTAATGTAAGCGGTCACCGGATCGGCACCGCTGAACTGGAAAGTGCTCTGGTCGCTCACGACCAAGTCGCGGAGGCGGCCGTGGTTGGCTTCCCACACGAGGTGAAAGGACAGGGAATCTACGCCTACGTTACGCTTCTGAAAGACGTAGACCCGAGCGAGGAGCTTCGTGATGAACTCGTTCAGTACGTCCGCGAGCACATCGGGCCGATCGCCAAGCCGGACTTTATCCAGTTCACGCCATCGCTACCGAAGACTCGTTCGGGCAAAATCATGCGTCGCATCATCCGCAAGATTGCGGCCGGCGAGTTCGATGATCTTGGCGATACCTCCACGCTTGCTGACCCAGGTGTTGTGGAAGAACTGATCGACGAACGCAAAGGCATGTCAAACGGATCGTAGGGGGAAGGCCGTCGCGGGTCTCCGGTTGCCGCCGGAGGCCCCTCGGCGCGCCGATGACCCTTGTGCAAAAAAAGAACGCCTCGTCCCAGGTGTTGAGCCAGTAGGACGAAGCGTTCCATGTTCGAAGCCCTCTCATATATCGCCGACGGATGCGTTGCCGCGCATCGTCGGCCGGCGAGAGGGTCAGAAGCCCACTCATATGTTTCTCGGACAAACCGATACTAGCACGATATGGACTCGCTACAGATACGAACGCCCGCTGTGGGGGGCGGTTTCGCGGCCGTACTCGTCATTCTGCTCTTCTTCCTGCCTCAATCATCTCTCGCGCAGGAATCCGATGACGGGCCTTCCCTGAACGTCAGCGGCTTCATCAAGAGCTCGTACTTTTACGACTCGCGGGACGTTATCACCGCGCGGAACGAGGACTTCCTCCTGTATCCGGCACCGGACGCCAATCCCGATGGGGATGACGCGAGCGATACCGACAACCTATCTGCGTTCCAGCTTTTCTCCCGACTCCGTCTCAGCATCGGCAATCTACCGGATGCGCTCGGGGCCGACGTGACCGGTTACATGGAGGCGGACTTTTTCGGTCCGGGGACGGTCACGGACGCGGTCGGCCAAGAGAATATTTTTCGCCTCCGCCGCGCGTTTGCCAACATGTCCTGGGACAATCGAGAAGTGAAGTTCGGACTGGAGTGGTCTCCGCTCTTCACGCTCGGCGCGTACCCGCACACGGTGGCGACGGAGGCCGGAGCGCCGTACAACCCGTTCGCTCGCCAGCCCATGATCAAGTTGACGCTGAAGCCCGGAAATCTTCGGCTTATCGGCATCACGTCGTGGCAGTTTGATGCCTTCCGGGAGGCGGACTTCCTGGGCGTGAACGGCATCGATTTGCAGCAGCAATCTGCACTCCCTGGCCTGCACGGGCATGCTCAGTATGTCGGCGACAACGGCTTCCTTATTGGGGCCGGTGGCTATCTTCGCTGGCTCCGTCCGGTTGCCACGGGGGACCGTGTCCCTCTTGGGGCGGGAACGGCATACCTGGCGTATTCGACCGACGCGATGGCACTCCGTGCAAAAGGCGTATACGGCAGCACGCGTGATCACGTGATGCCGGGCGGATTCATTTACGACCCTGGCGCGGATGACATCGAGAACGGACAGCCGCAGTACGTGACGGATGCATTCTCGCAGCTGAACACGGCATCCGGCTGGCTTGAGATCGAGAAAAAGGGGACGGTTGCTCCCGGGCTCTTCATCGGTTACCTGAAAGCGCTTGGCTCGTCCGACGACATCACGAATTTCGGCAGTGTCGGGACGACCAATATCATCGGAGCGACCCGTAGCCCCAACCTGGAGAGTGTCTTCGATATCTCTCCGCGTCTGGCATTCAACTACGGAGCGCTCCGGCTCGCGCTTGAAGCACAGTTTACCAGCGCAACGTACGCTGCGTCACTCGACGAGAACTACGCCCCGAACGGCGATACCGATTCTGTTCTCAACGTCCGCGGCAATTTCACGGTCTTTCTCTTCTTCTAAACGCCTCCACGGACGGCACACCGTCTCCAACCGAACCCTTCCGTCGTATAGCATCCGTCAAGACCATGTCTGAACCCACGATTGACCGCGTCACCTACTGGCGCACCCAAATCCGGCGAACCGCGATCCTTCTCGGGGTCTGGTTCGTGGTCGGATTCGTCCTCAGCATTTTTCTCGCCGAGCCGCTCAACAGCTTCAGTTTCGGCGGGGTGCCATTCGGTTTCTGGATGGCCCAGCAGGGCAGCATCTTCGTTTTTGTCAGCTTGATTCTGATTTACACGCTCGCCTCGAACCAGCTCGACCGCGAAGCGGGCGTCGAGGAAGCCGAAGGCAGCACGTCCTCTGCCGGTCAGGGTCACTGACCAATGCATTTGTCTCCCCGCCATTTGTATCACCTGAAGCGATAACATCTCATGGGTATTTTAGGCTGGACCGCCGTCTGGGTGGTCATCACATTCTCAATCTACATCGGCATCGCTATCTGGAGTCGCGTTGCCGATACAAGAGGCTTCTACGTCGCCAGTCAGGGTGTGCCTGCCGTTGCAAACGGCATGGCTGTGGGTGCGGATTGGATGAGTGCTGCCTCGTTTATCTCGCTCGCCGGGATCGTTTCGTTCATCGGATTTGACGGTTCTGTCTACCTGATGGGCTGGACGGGCGGTTACGTGCTCCTCGCGTTGCTCCTCGCCCCGTACCTTCGCAAGTTTGGCGAATACACGGTACCGGACTTCGTCGCCCGACGCTACTACTCGAAAACCGCCCGCGTCGTGGCGGCTGTAGCCGCCCTCTTCGTCTCGTTCACATACGTCGCCGGCCAGATGAGAGGCGTTGGCGTCGTGTTTAGCCGCTTCCTCGGCGATTTTCTAGCGCCGTTCGCAACTGCAATCGGTGTCGAGGTCGTCACGATAGGTGTGACCATCGGTATGATCATCGTCGCGCTCTACGCCGTTCTGGGTGGCATGAAGGGCGTGACATGGACGCAGGTCGCGCAGTACTGCGTGCTCATTATCGCCTATCTGATTCCTGCAGTCGCCATTGCGGCGGAATTGACCGGGAACCCGATTCCACAGGGTGCTATTGGCGACGTGGTGCCCGTGTTGAATCAGCTTTCGGCTGATCTGGGGCTCGACATGTACACCGGTCCATTCAGCAATCTGAGTATGCTGAATGTCTTTTGTATTACGTTCGTGCTCATGGCGGGCACGGCGGGGCTTCCGCACGTGATCGTCCGGTTCTATACGGTGAAAACCGTTCGGGATGCGCGCTGGTCGGCGTTCTGGGCCATCGTGTTTATCGGCATTCTGTACACGGTTGCGCCGGCGATAGCCATGTTCTCCCGTCTGGAAATCCTGCAGTCGTTCAACGAACTCGGTGCGCAGGGTATGGCGCAACAGCTTGGCTGGGTGCAGAACTGGACCCAGGCTGGTCTGATCGAGTCGTCAGGCTGGACCGCGGATACGACCGTCCAGCAGATGCTCGGCGGCATCGACCGCGACATCATCGTGCTCGCCACGCCGGAACTGGCCGGGCTCTCCGCCTGGGTCGTCGGACTCGTCGCGGCCGGTGGTCTCGCTGCTGCCCTTTCGACGGCGTCCGGTCTGATGATCGTGATCAGCTCGTCGCTTGCGCACGACATCTACGGTGAGGTCATCAACCCGGATGCGTCGGAGCAGAAGCGACTGCGCGTGGGACGTCAGGCGATCTTTGTCGGCGTCATCGTTGCCGGTCTCGCGGGGATCTACCCGCCGGGCTTCGTGGCTGAAGTGGTCGCATTCGCGTTCGGTCTCGCGGCTGCCAGTTTCTTCCCGATCCTGGTTCTCGGCATCTTCTGGAAGCGATGCAACCGTCAGGGTGCCGTTGCCGGCATGATCGCCGGCCTTACGTTTACCTTTGTGATGATCGTCCTCATGCGGATCCACATCATCACCAGAGGCGCCATCGCCGAGCCGTTTATCGATTCCTTCCTCGGAATCAACGCGCAGGGAATCGGCATTATCGGCATGCTAATCAACTTTGCGCTTACGATCGGGATCTCCCTGAACACGCCCGCACCGCCGCAGAAAGTTCAGGATCTGGTGGAGCAGGTTCGCTATCCACGCGAACTGACACCGGACGAGCTGAAAGAGGCTGTTGCCGAGGCACGTGGCTAATCTTCGCGAATAGATTCGCGACAACGTAGATCGTAGCGGGGTCCGCTCGGCGGGCTCCGCTACGTTTGTCTTGCAAAAGCACCGGCGTGCCTTTTCCCGAACGAACCATTATTCTTCATCGGGTACGGCGCGATTGCACCTCGCATAGCAGAACGACGATCTCCGTTCGCTCAACTGACAGTTTTCCACAGTACAGACGTTTAGATGAATAACTTCTGGCGATATCTGGCGCTCGCTTTCGTTCTATTCGTTGCTGCCCTGGCATTCATTGCCGTCCGAAACTGGGATACCGTTTCGCTTGCCTGGGACAACGCGACCGCACTTCAAGAGGGACGTCAGGAGGCGGCAAACATTCAGACGCCGGACGCGCTCGCCGAATACCTGGGAAATCACCCGGAGAAAGTATCTTTGGCCGTTCTATCTGCGTCGGGGGAAGTGAAAGACACCGTTCACGCAACGGTGGACCGCCCGCTTCATCGTCTCCCGATGATCGCGTTACTCACGGATGCCTCGCGAATGATGGACGAAGGGGCCCTGGATTCTACGGAGCAGATCCCGATCTCGGAGATCGGTCGATTTGCTCTCCCCGGGCTGACTGCCTCCGGTCATGAGCGAATGGTGGACTCTCTTTCCGTAAGCGGTGCGATCCATGACGGAGCCATCGCACTCGGTGATCTTTTCGAGGCAATCCACATATTTGAGAATCAGGCTGCAGCGGACTGGCTGATGATGCGAATGGGACGCGACGCAATGACGTCCTTGCCGGATCGTCTGAGTCTATCTGGAAGCATGGCGCCCCAGCCGTACAGCGCGACGTATCTGACGTGGATGCAGGCTGTTCGGGATTCATCGGCCGGCAAACGTCCACCTGTGGACTCATTTCTCGGAATGGAGGCCAGAGCATACCGGGATCGGGTCTACTCAATCGCCGATCGACTTTCGAGCGATGGCGCCTACCGAACGGAGAAAAAAGAGGAGTTGACGACGCGGGGCACGGACCTGAGCGTTCGGCAGCAGCGTGACTACGCCATGGCGACGTTGCCGCGGGGGACGGCCCTCGACTACGCCCGGCTCATGGCAAACATTCGGTCCACACCAGGTGATGGATGGCCACGGCTCCGATCGGTTCTGGAACGTCCGGTCGGATCGACGGATCGCTTGACAACCGCCGCCGGGGCCGATACACTTCGTCCCGATACGATGGACGTAGCCTTTGACGCTGCGAGCGTTCGCGTTGTTGCAGACGTAGCAGGAGCGCACCCGGGCATGCTAACCCTTGCCGGCTACGCGAGAACGAATGCGGACGATCGTGCTCGCGTTGTCGTGTTGACGCTTCACGATCTGCCGATCGCCGTCTTTTACCAGCTCGCTCAGACAGGGATTGACAAGGGTCTTTTTCTCGAGTTACTCCTCGATGAGCAGGCGACGCAGCGCTTCATGAGAACCGTTGATCATGGAAACGATGAATCAGCGCCGACGCGGTGAACAGGTGCGGCTATCGTTCATCGTCAGAGGGTAGAAGGCGCGTGCGCTGGATTTTCTCTTGCTCCCGTTCGATCGACGTCTCGACCGTTTCTGAGCCCGGCGTGAGGGGGAGAGTGGGAGGAATGTCGCGGCGGAGGAAGGGACGGGAAAAAAATTCGTCGACATCGAACGCATATCTTCGCACGAAGAGGTGGTCCCGCCGACCGGAGGTCCACGAAACCCACGTCGTTGGAGACCGCGCGGGTTCGGTTGGCGCAACGATTGACGGCCCCCCTGGAGGCGTGGACGGATGCCCCGTTGCCGGCATGTCGATCGGGGCATATCGGGTCGACGCCAGTTCGGAAAGGTTGCTGCTGACGAGACTGTCAGCAGACCATACGGGGAAATACCGACGGTTTGGTGCGACGCGCTCCCAGCGCCACTGCTTCAGGTCGGGTCCGTGCGACTCTCTTAGTCTCCGAACGGCGCGACGAAAGGCTTGCCGCTGGCGATGAGCCGCGAAGTAAGTGGTGTCGGGTGACAGCGAATCTGCCCGCAATGAGCTCACGCGACACGGCCTTGATGTGAGATACGGGATTGTGCCGATGTCGCGTCGATACTCGTCCATCCACGTTTCGAACAGGGACGCACCGATGCTGGCGCGCTCGTAATTGGCGTCCCAGTTCCGAAGGTACGTGAGGGCTTCCCGTAAGTACGGTGACGTCGGGCGAAGGACACGCAGGTTCGGCAGGGCATCACGCATCACGTGCCCGGCCCAGGCGCTCGTATCGCTCTGGGTTTCCACCATCGCTCGTCGATCCCGCTGATTCCCCAGTGCATGGGCGACGGTGTGGGTCCATGCTGAGCGACCGACGACGTGTAGAGACGTGTCCGGCGTACGGTTGCGAATGTCGAACGGCGGCGATCCAATGACCGACACGGAGTCCTTGTCGTCCACGCGGAGGCCGGCCGGTTCGTGCAGAGCGAAGGCGCTGCTGTCCGACGTGCGAGCGCTGCGCCACGTCCGGATGTCGGTAGCCGGATCGAGCCCGGACCAGTCGAGCACCCAAACGGAGTCGACGGGAATCGAGTCGGGTGGGACGGCACGAGCAGAGACGGTATCCGTGCCGGCTGTATCCCGTCGCACCGGTTGGGGTTCTTCGGCCGAATCGTTTGCCTTTTCATTTCCGTCATCCCAGGGTCCCGAACCGATCGGCACGGTGGTGCCTTCTCCGGATGGGCGGGTGCGAACGAGGCGAACAAGCTGTTCGTCGGCATTGCGCGGGCTCAACCGGACAAAGTCGATACGATAGGGTAGGGAGTCAGAAGCAACTCGTCGTAGATTGGGTGCGTGGCCCGGTAGCAGGCTCCACGCTGCGCCGCGGCGGCCGGATCGACGAACCGTGCCGGAGAGTAGAAATGGCGTACCGGGAAGGCTTCCGCCGGTAATCCGAGTGCGATCCCCCACGTCGATGACAACATCCTGGAGCATGGGGCGGGCGGTGGCACCCGTCACGAGTCGGGTCGCGAGGGTTGTGCTTGAGTCCTGCCGCGCCCATGCCACGCTGCGGTGCAACCCGTGAACGTGCAGGAATCGGCGTAGCAGGGCGTCGTCTTCGGCGAAGCGTGCGAGCGAAGAGTCGGCCTTCGTTGGCCTGTGTGTGCTGGTAAGAGGTTCGGTCGACAGCCAGGAGAAGAGACGCTCGACGGCGAGGGTGTGCCAGGGGTGCCAGTTCTCCGGTTTCAGGTCCAGAGCAAGAAGAGGGGCACGGTTCGAGACGGACCGTGTCGAAAGCGCCGCATTGACGCCGGCCGTATATGCGGATAGACGCTGCCGGGTCGAGTCGGACACTCGCTCGATCATGGCGCGAGACGTCGCGGGGATCCGCAAACGGTGAACGTGGCGGTCCAGTGGTACACTCGCCTCGCCAAACCATTCTGAAAGGCGTCCTTCCGCCGCCTGGCGCCAGAGAAGCATGGTCCACGTTCGTCGGACGCCATGGATATACCCCAGAATGAAGTCCTCATCCCGTGCAGAGGAAATCGATGCGGCGGCGAGTCCCGACGGATGCCACTCGATGGTAGCTCGCCCATCGAGGGCCGGAACGACCTGTTCTTCGGGCGCTACGCTCTGCGATGACGACATCGACCACAGAAGCGCGACGCTCACGAAGAGCAAGATGGCGACGCCGATGGGGAGGAGGGTCGGTCGATCCACGGACAGCAGGGCACGAAAACGGGACGGGAGAGCGAGAGCCGGTGTTACGGTGCTACGCAGGGCGGCGTGCCGTCAACCATGCCTCAAATTCGTCGAGCGACTTCGCGTTCAGGCAATGCTCGGCCGTGAGCCAGCCTTTCCGCGCGACCTCGACGCCCCAGCGAACGTTTTCCAGTTCGATCATCGCGTGAGCATCTGGATTGATGGAAATGAGCACGCCTTTCTCAATCGCGCGCTTTATATAACGCCAGTCAATGTCTAGACGGTACGGGTTCGCGTTCAACTCGATCGCTACGTTGTTGGAAGCGCAGGCGTCGATGACCCGATCGTGGTCGATCTCATACCCTTCCCGAACAAGCAGAAGACGCCCGGTCGGGTGGCCGAGAATCGACGTGTACGGATTCTCGACGGCCGTGATGATCCGTTCGGTCGCCTCGTTCACGGTCATGTTGAATCCGGAGTGGATGCTGGCAACGATGAAGTCAAAGGAGGCGAGAATCTCGTCGTCGTAGTCGAGAGAGCCATCCCGCAAGATGTCGCTCTCGATCCCAGAGAAAATGCGGAATGGTGATTCTGTATTCTCGGCGTATTCCTCATTCAGAGAGCGAATCTCATCCTGCTGCCGCTCTACTTCGTCGGGTTTCATGCCGCTTGCGACCTGAAGCGACTGGCTGTGATCGCAGATGCCGAAGTACGAAAGCCCCATCGAGCGGGCCTTTTCTGCCATCTGGCGAAGAGAGTGAGACCCGTCGCTGTAGGTGGAGTGATTATGAACGGTTCCCTGCAGGTCGTCGACGGAGATCAGGTTAGGCAGATGTCCGTCGGTTGCGGCCTCCCATTCGCCATCGTCTTCCCGCAGCTCCGGCGGGACGACATCCACGCCGGCGCCCTCGAATATAGCTGCTTCAGTCGCATGCATCCCCGGGTCGCCGTGCTCGCGAATGTACGTCGCGACATGGTCCTTACTGCCTGTCGTTCGCCACAGCGTTGTGCCGAACGCGTCAGGTGTGCAGACGAAGAGTCGGAGCGACAAGCCGCTCGTGAGCGGCGTTTCCACGAGAGCATCCGCGTCCTCGACCTCCGTTGTGACCGAAATCGTGTCGGGGTCGAAGGGAGCCGT
This genomic interval carries:
- a CDS encoding DUF4212 domain-containing protein; the encoded protein is MSEPTIDRVTYWRTQIRRTAILLGVWFVVGFVLSIFLAEPLNSFSFGGVPFGFWMAQQGSIFVFVSLILIYTLASNQLDREAGVEEAEGSTSSAGQGH
- the polX gene encoding DNA polymerase/3'-5' exonuclease PolX, with protein sequence MDATTSAPDALPFPSPFSTAIPSRRMTNKEIASALRQTGDLIELTGGNPYRANAFGRAARTIRGLEDAVTDLVQDDELTSVNGIGDGLSEQIQDLLQRGSFDLRDELLSAVPTGLLDVLKVKGLGTKKVRTLWQELGITSLDELDEAARADQVRSLSGFGKKTQENIIENVALLRAYSNRRRFADAIRAAREVHTVLTDGDAFDRVVFTGELRRKVETVQALDMVVATSDGADHVIQFLQEADDTAPFDPDTISVTTEVEDADALVETPLTSGLSLRLFVCTPDAFGTTLWRTTGSKDHVATYIREHGDPGMHATEAAIFEGAGVDVVPPELREDDGEWEAATDGHLPNLISVDDLQGTVHNHSTYSDGSHSLRQMAEKARSMGLSYFGICDHSQSLQVASGMKPDEVERQQDEIRSLNEEYAENTESPFRIFSGIESDILRDGSLDYDDEILASFDFIVASIHSGFNMTVNEATERIITAVENPYTSILGHPTGRLLLVREGYEIDHDRVIDACASNNVAIELNANPYRLDIDWRYIKRAIEKGVLISINPDAHAMIELENVRWGVEVARKGWLTAEHCLNAKSLDEFEAWLTARRPA
- a CDS encoding penicillin acylase family protein, with product MDRPTLLPIGVAILLFVSVALLWSMSSSQSVAPEEQVVPALDGRATIEWHPSGLAAASISSARDEDFILGYIHGVRRTWTMLLWRQAAEGRLSEWFGEASVPLDRHVHRLRIPATSRAMIERVSDSTRQRLSAYTAGVNAALSTRSVSNRAPLLALDLKPENWHPWHTLAVERLFSWLSTEPLTSTHRPTKADSSLARFAEDDALLRRFLHVHGLHRSVAWARQDSSTTLATRLVTGATARPMLQDVVIDVGDRTRITGGSLPGTPFLLSGTVRRSGRRGAAWSLLPGHAPNLRRVASDSLPYRIDFVRLSPRNADEQLVRLVRTRPSGEGTTVPIGSGPWDDGNEKANDSAEEPQPVRRDTAGTDTVSARAVPPDSIPVDSVWVLDWSGLDPATDIRTWRSARTSDSSAFALHEPAGLRVDDKDSVSVIGSPPFDIRNRTPDTSLHVVGRSAWTHTVAHALGNQRDRRAMVETQSDTSAWAGHVMRDALPNLRVLRPTSPYLREALTYLRNWDANYERASIGASLFETWMDEYRRDIGTIPYLTSRPCRVSSLRADSLSPDTTYFAAHRQRQAFRRAVRRLRESHGPDLKQWRWERVAPNRRYFPVWSADSLVSSNLSELASTRYAPIDMPATGHPSTPPGGPSIVAPTEPARSPTTWVSWTSGRRDHLFVRRYAFDVDEFFSRPFLRRDIPPTLPLTPGSETVETSIEREQEKIQRTRLLPSDDER
- a CDS encoding sodium:solute symporter family protein, which translates into the protein MGILGWTAVWVVITFSIYIGIAIWSRVADTRGFYVASQGVPAVANGMAVGADWMSAASFISLAGIVSFIGFDGSVYLMGWTGGYVLLALLLAPYLRKFGEYTVPDFVARRYYSKTARVVAAVAALFVSFTYVAGQMRGVGVVFSRFLGDFLAPFATAIGVEVVTIGVTIGMIIVALYAVLGGMKGVTWTQVAQYCVLIIAYLIPAVAIAAELTGNPIPQGAIGDVVPVLNQLSADLGLDMYTGPFSNLSMLNVFCITFVLMAGTAGLPHVIVRFYTVKTVRDARWSAFWAIVFIGILYTVAPAIAMFSRLEILQSFNELGAQGMAQQLGWVQNWTQAGLIESSGWTADTTVQQMLGGIDRDIIVLATPELAGLSAWVVGLVAAGGLAAALSTASGLMIVISSSLAHDIYGEVINPDASEQKRLRVGRQAIFVGVIVAGLAGIYPPGFVAEVVAFAFGLAAASFFPILVLGIFWKRCNRQGAVAGMIAGLTFTFVMIVLMRIHIITRGAIAEPFIDSFLGINAQGIGIIGMLINFALTIGISLNTPAPPQKVQDLVEQVRYPRELTPDELKEAVAEARG
- the acs gene encoding acetate--CoA ligase codes for the protein MAEQDTKVTAAYSGNEEVYPPSDSFRSKAHVASMEEYEEMWQRSVDDPESFWREKADRIDWFEPFETVKNVSYEPRNVSIKWYEEGVLNACYNAVDRHLDERADQTAFIYEPNDPNTEEAQHITYAELHENVCKFANILKKNGVKKGDRVTIYLPMIPAAAYAMLACARIGAPHSVVFAGFSPDSLSDRILDCESTFLITADEGVRATKTVPLKENADQALEKCPDVETVLVVQRTGGDIDWTEGRDIWYHEELSTVDAECECEPMNAEDPLFILYTSGSTGKPKGVLHTTGGYCVFTSLTHEYVFDYHEGDVFWCTADVGWITGHSYIVYGPLINGATQVFFEGTPTYPDASRLWDVVDKHDVNIFYTAPTAIRALMRQGDEYVEKTDRSSLRVLGTVGEPINPEAWRWYYNKVGNGKCPIVDTWWQTETGGIMITPLPGAVAQKPGAASKPFFGIQPEVVDNAGNIQEGACEGVLTIADSWPGQMRTVYKNHERFQNTYFSQFPGKYFTGDGCRRDEDGYYWITGRVDDVLNVSGHRIGTAELESALVAHDQVAEAAVVGFPHEVKGQGIYAYVTLLKDVDPSEELRDELVQYVREHIGPIAKPDFIQFTPSLPKTRSGKIMRRIIRKIAAGEFDDLGDTSTLADPGVVEELIDERKGMSNGS